The following proteins come from a genomic window of Nicotiana tomentosiformis chromosome 12, ASM39032v3, whole genome shotgun sequence:
- the LOC138902344 gene encoding uncharacterized protein, whose product MTNSQLAPLHIDNESGNQGENNTAKSGNVGPPADPVGIRIADLIDVNSHVAIDTNLPTDPENSIRGGARSTARNTQNIEEDGINLQMILEMMQAQQVVIAQLQSQSQAPSRVEPDSPREFTRRNEPVGVRSNGQESGTNPGIIKMFEELTKWIESLEMKIKANNKKVETYNYRVDQIPGAPPILKGLDSRKFVQKSFPPSAAPKPIPKKFCMPEIAKYNGTTDLNEHVTSYTCAIKANNLEDDEIESVLLKTIGEILSKGAMIWYHNLPPNSIESFSMLADSFVKAHAGAIKVKTRKLDLFKVKQKDNEMLREFVYRFQLERMDLPPVADD is encoded by the coding sequence atgacAAACTCTCAATTAGCACCCTTGCATATCGACAACGAGTCCGGTaatcaaggtgagaataacacCGCGAAATCCGGTAACGTAGGGCCACCCGCTGATCCCGTTGGAATTCGGATTGCAGATCTGATtgatgttaattcacatgtggctatcgacacaaacttgcctaccgaccccgaaaatagcattcgtggtggagcccgatcgacagctcgaaacacacaaaatATTGAAGAAGACGGGATCAACCTACAAATGATCTTAGAAATgatgcaagctcaacaggtggtgatagctcagttgcagagccaaagccaggcaccgagcagggttgAACCCGATTCACCCCGTGAATTCACCCGCAGAAATGAACCAGTCGGAGTAAGGTCCAATGGACAAGAATCGGGTACTAACCCCGGGATTATAAAGATGTTTGAGGAGCTGACAAAGTGGATAGAATCACTGGAAATGAAAATCAAAGCGAACAACAAAAAGGTAGAAACCTACAATTACAGggtagatcaaatcccaggagcacctccgataCTGAAAGGACTAGATTccaggaagttcgtgcaaaaatcttttcctccgagcgcggctccgaagccaatccccaagaaattctgtatgcccgaaatagctaagtataacggaacgaccgatctaaatgagcatgtaacctcttacacatgtgccatcaaagcgAACAacttggaagacgacgagatTGAGTCTGTTCTACTGAAAACAATTGGGGAGatcctgtcaaagggagctatgatatggtatcacaacttacctcctaattctattgaatcattttctatgcttgcagactccttcgtaaaagcacatgctggtgccatcaaGGTCAAAACCAGAAAATTAGACCTTTTCAAAGttaaacagaaggataacgagatgcttagggaatTCGTGTACCGTTTTCAattggaacgaatggatctgccgccAGTCGCTGATGATTAG
- the LOC104099438 gene encoding zinc finger protein CONSTANS-LIKE 4-like, producing the protein MVAESWSATAKRCDSCKSTAATVFCKADMAFLCLSCDSKIHAANKLASRHARVWVCEVCEHAPASVTCKADAAALCVTCDQDIHSANPLARRHDRFPIVPFYDSASTKSRGADEINPPPPETEEEAEAESWLLQAPNNNAQGIEYKSAEYLFSDVDPYVEMDMITDQKPCTDIQLHVQEYKDDCVVPHVQNKNEIHLQGPVVNGYPTYEMDFSGSKPFMYNFSSQSISQSVSSSSMEVGVVPDHNTMADVSNTFVRNSSTDGLPNPLSNLDREARVLRYREKRKNRKFEKTIRYASRKAYAETRPRIKGRFAKRTENEVDSLIASSDASYGVVPSF; encoded by the exons ATGGTGGCGGAGAGCTGGAGCGCGACGGCGAAGCGGTGCGACTCGTGCAAATCGACGGCGGCGACGGTGTTCTGCAAGGCGGACATGGCGTTCCTGTGCTTATCCTGCGACTCCAAAATCCACGCGGCGAACAAGCTCGCGTCGAGGCACGCGCGCGTGTGGGTATGCGAGGTGTGCGAGCACGCGCCGGCGAGCGTCACGTGCAAGGCGGACGCCGCCGCACTCTGCGTCACTTGCGACCAGGACATTCACTCGGCGAACCCTCTAGCTCGGCGCCACGACCGTTTCCCCATAGTGCCATTCTATGATTCCGCCTCCACCAAGTCTCGTGGTGCGGACGAAATTAATCCTCCGCCTCCCGAGACGGAGGAAGAGGCGGAGGCGGAGTCGTGGCTACTACAAGCGCCGAATAATAATGCGCAAGGAATTGAGTATAAATCAGCGGAATATTTGTTTAGCGATGTGGATCCGTATGTGGAAATGGATATGATAACGGATCAGAAACCGTGTACTGATATTCAACTTCATGTTCAGGAGTATAAGGATGATTGTGTTGTGCCTCATGTACAGAACAAAAATGAGATCCATTTGCAAGGTCCAGTTGTTAATGGATACCCGACATATGAAATGGACTTCTCTGGATCTAAACCTTTCATGTACAACTTCAGTTCTCAATCCATTAGCCAAAGT GTCTCTTCATCATCTATGGAAGTAGGAGTTGTGCCTGACCATAACACAATGGCAGATGTATCAAACACATTTGTGAGAAACTCCTCCACTGATGGCCTACCAAATCCACTTTCAAACTTAGACAGAGAAGCAAGAGTGTTAAGGTACAGAGAGAAAAGGAAGAACAGAAAGTTCGAAAAGACGATACGATACGCATCTAGAAAGGCCTATGCTGAAACTCGACCTAGAATCAAAGGCAGATTTGCCAAACGTACGGAGAACGAAGTTGACTCCCTCATTGCCTCCTCCGACGCTTCATACGGCGTCGTTCCATCGTTTTAG